One Glycine soja cultivar W05 chromosome 2, ASM419377v2, whole genome shotgun sequence genomic region harbors:
- the LOC114379489 gene encoding transcription factor BHLH094-like isoform X1, translated as MDPAAIMNGAANTTSFHLSEIWQFPPPNSPDALGLRRPHFAHGSFADFAPGPTRDADPASIAHKKPRHAAGEEEESAKGASTTNAVDEGGGGDGKRIKASESGEGGRENSSGKPAEQSGKPPSEPPKQDYIHVRARRGQATDSHSLAERARREKISERMKTLQDLVPGCNKVIGKALVLDEIINYIQSLQRQAEFLSMKLEAVNSRMESGIEVFPPKDFDQQTFDTTDMPFASQATREYSRGSSSEWLHMQVGGGFERAT; from the exons ATGGATCCGGCGGCGATAATGAACGGCGCTGCCAACACGACGTCGTTTCACCTGTCAGAGATCTGGCAGTTCCCGCCTCCCAACTCGCCAGATGCACTGGGGCTCAGGAGGCCCCACTTCGCCCACGGCAGCTTTGCGGACTTTGCCCCGGGTCCGACCCGAGACGCTGACCCGGCCAGCATTGCCCACAAGAAGCCCCGCCACGCTGCCGGGGAGGAGGAGGAATCCGCTAAGGGCGCCTCCACCACCAATGCCGTG GAtgagggtggtggtggtgatggaaAACGGATTAAGGCGAGTGAGAGTGGGGAAGGTGGAAGAGAAAACAGTTCAGGAAAGCCTGCGGAGCAAAGTGGTAAGCCACCTTCGGAGCCTCCAAAGCAAGACTACATTCATGTCAGAGCTAGAAGAGGTCAAGCTACTGATAGCCACAGTCTTGCAGAAAGA GCTAGACGGGAAAAGATCAGTGAGAGGATGAAAACTCTTCAGGATTTAGTCCCGGGTTGTAATAAG GTTATTGGGAAAGCATTGGTCCTTGAtgagataattaattatatccAATCGCTTCAGCGTCAAGCAGAG TTTTTGTCAATGAAGCTTGAAGCAGTAAATTCAAGAATGGAGTCCGGAATTGAAGTGTTTCCTCCAAAAGAT TTTGATCAGCAAACTTTCGATACAACTGACATGCCATTCGCTTCTCAAGCTACAAGAGAGTATAGCCGAGGTTCATCATCCGAATGGTTACATATGCAGGTTGGAGGTGGTTTTGAAAGAGCTACGTAG
- the LOC114379489 gene encoding transcription factor BHLH094-like isoform X2, translated as MDPAAIMNGAANTTSFHLSEIWQFPPPNSPDALGLRRPHFAHGSFADFAPGPTRDADPASIAHKKPRHAAGEEEESAKGASTTNAVDEGGGGDGKRIKASESGEGGRENSSGKPAEQSGKPPSEPPKQDYIHVRARRGQATDSHSLAERARREKISERMKTLQDLVPGCNKFLSMKLEAVNSRMESGIEVFPPKDFDQQTFDTTDMPFASQATREYSRGSSSEWLHMQVGGGFERAT; from the exons ATGGATCCGGCGGCGATAATGAACGGCGCTGCCAACACGACGTCGTTTCACCTGTCAGAGATCTGGCAGTTCCCGCCTCCCAACTCGCCAGATGCACTGGGGCTCAGGAGGCCCCACTTCGCCCACGGCAGCTTTGCGGACTTTGCCCCGGGTCCGACCCGAGACGCTGACCCGGCCAGCATTGCCCACAAGAAGCCCCGCCACGCTGCCGGGGAGGAGGAGGAATCCGCTAAGGGCGCCTCCACCACCAATGCCGTG GAtgagggtggtggtggtgatggaaAACGGATTAAGGCGAGTGAGAGTGGGGAAGGTGGAAGAGAAAACAGTTCAGGAAAGCCTGCGGAGCAAAGTGGTAAGCCACCTTCGGAGCCTCCAAAGCAAGACTACATTCATGTCAGAGCTAGAAGAGGTCAAGCTACTGATAGCCACAGTCTTGCAGAAAGA GCTAGACGGGAAAAGATCAGTGAGAGGATGAAAACTCTTCAGGATTTAGTCCCGGGTTGTAATAAG TTTTTGTCAATGAAGCTTGAAGCAGTAAATTCAAGAATGGAGTCCGGAATTGAAGTGTTTCCTCCAAAAGAT TTTGATCAGCAAACTTTCGATACAACTGACATGCCATTCGCTTCTCAAGCTACAAGAGAGTATAGCCGAGGTTCATCATCCGAATGGTTACATATGCAGGTTGGAGGTGGTTTTGAAAGAGCTACGTAG
- the LOC114379499 gene encoding protein SHORT HYPOCOTYL IN WHITE LIGHT 1-like yields MAGATATTTALINLTRPSHSSKHRHFSSNNAPFSIQPFHSGFYHNRRLKPIITNCHGKLNSSGGGYAMDEAGFDEYDGVEDESDDEDDAESSVDLLIRFLQSMFKKVSKRAKKASRSVLPTVISPQLVSFAVDGTLLLASLSVVKALLEIICTLGGTVFAAILVLRVIWAAVSYFQSSGNSFNQGGNSFGAVA; encoded by the exons ATGGCAGGAGCTactgcaacaacaacagcattAATCAATCTCACGCGCCCTTCACACTCCTCCAAGCATCGCCACTTCTCTTCAAACAATGCTCCCTTTTCTATCCAACCCTTTCATTCCGGATTCTACCACAACCGTCGTTTAAAGCCAATAATCACCAATTGCCATGGCAAG CTGAATAGCTCGGGTGGGGGATACGCGATGGATGAAGCGGGTTTTGATGAGTACGATGGAGTTGAAGACGAAAGTGATGACGAGGACGATGCAGAGAGTAGCGTGGATTTGTTGATCAGATTCTTGCAGAGCATGTTTAAAAAAGTGTCTAAGAGGGCAAAGAAAGCGTCTCGCTCTGTTTTGCCCACTGTAATATCGCCCCAGCTC GTTTCTTTTGCCGTTGATGGGACTCTGCTACTTGCTTCACTTTCTGTTGTCAAAGCACTTCTTGAG ATCATCTGCACTCTTGGAGGTACTGTATTTGCTGCAATTCTGGTCCTGCGTGTGATTTGGGCAGCAGTTTCTTACTTCCAGTCAAGTGGGAATAGCTTCAATCAAGGGGGGAATTCCTTTGGTGCTGTAGCCTAA
- the LOC114379511 gene encoding CLAVATA3/ESR (CLE)-related protein 25-like: MGGSSSSGSSSSFPPSFFKALLVVGLVCLLVLGSLGSGEGTRHPTTQWSQERVKHERVVGRDKPVDSAELDFNYMSKRRVPNGPDPIHNRRAGNSGRPPGQA; the protein is encoded by the exons ATGGGTGGTAGTAGTAGTAGTGGTAGTAGTAGTTCTTTCCCTCCAAGTTTCTTTAAAGCACTTCTTGTGGTGGGGCTTGTTTGTCTTCTTGTTTTGGGAAGCTTAGGTAGTGGTGAAGGAACAAGACATCCAACTACACAATGGTCTCAAGAAAGGGTCAAGCATGAACGAGTGGTTGGTAGAGATAAGCCTGTGGACAGTGCAGAATTGGATTTCAACTACATGAGCAAAAGAAGAGTTCCCAATGGACCAGATCCTATTCACAACAG GAGAGCTGGAAATTCTGGCCGACCCCCTGGCCAAGCTTAG
- the LOC114379520 gene encoding serine/threonine-protein phosphatase PP2A catalytic subunit, translated as MPSHADLDRQIEHLMECKPLPEAEVKALCDQARAILVEEWNVQPVKCPVTVCGDIHGQFYDLIELFRIGGNAPDTNYLFMGDYVDRGYYSVETVTLLVALKVRYRDRITILRGNHESRQITQVYGFYDECLRKYGNANVWKFFTDLFDYLPLTALIESQIFCLHGGLSPSLDTLDNIRALDRIQEVPHEGPMCDLLWSDPDDRCGWGISPRGAGYTFGQDIAAQFNHTNGLSLISRAHQLVMEGFNWCQDKNVVTVFSAPNYCYRCGNMAAILEIGENMDQNFLQFDPAPRQIEPDTTRKTPDYFL; from the exons ATGCCGTCTCACGCGGATCTGGACCGGCAGATCGAGCATCTGATGGAGTGCAAGCCTCTGCCGGAGGCCGAGGTGAAGGCGCTGTGCGATCAGGCGAGGGCGATTCTCGTCGAAGAGTGGAACGTTCAGCCGGTGAAGTGCCCCGTCACCGTCTGCGGCGACATTCACGGCCAGTTCTACGATCTCATCGAGCTCTTTCGGATAGGAGGAAACGCTCCCGATACTAATTACCTGTTTATGGGCGATTATGTAG ATCGTGGGTACTATTCAGTGGAGACTGTTACGCTTTTGGTGGCCTTGAAAGTTCGTTACAGAGATAGAATTACAATCCTTAGGGGAAATCACGAGAGCCGTCAAATCACTCAAGT GTATGGCTTCTATGACGAATGCTTGAGAAAGTATGGAAATGCCAATGTCTGGAAATTCTTCACCGACTTGTTTGATTATTTACCTCTGACTGCCCTTATTGAGAGTCAG ATTTTCTGTTTGCATGGAGGTCTCTCACCATCTTTGGATACACTTGATAATATCCGTGCCTTGGATCGCATACAGGAG GTTCCACACGAAGGACCAATGTGTGACCTCTTGTGGTCTGATCCAGATGATCGCTGTGGTTGGGGAATATCTCCACGTGGTGCTGGATATACATTTGGACAGGATATAGCTGCTCAGTTCAATCATACCAATGGTCTATCGCTGATATCTAGAGCTCACCAACTTGTAATGGAAGGATTCAATTGGTGCCAG GACAAGAATGTGGTGACTGTTTTTAGTGCACCTAATTACTGTTACCGATGTGGGAACATGGCTGCCATACTGGAAATTGGAGAGAACATGGATCAGAATTTTCTGCAGTTTGATCCAGCTCCCAGACAAATTGAGCCCGACACTACACGAAAGACGCCAGATTATTTTTTGTAA